The Rhodocytophaga rosea genome has a segment encoding these proteins:
- a CDS encoding MarR family winged helix-turn-helix transcriptional regulator, with amino-acid sequence MEKLCLRNQVCFKFYALSRYITALYQPLLAALKLTYPQYLVMLVLWETQPISVKDLGHQLMLDSGTLTPLLKRLEQKGLLSRKRSTEDERKVEVSLTEKGILIKQTASCIPDQLNQAMAIDANDFQQFNTILTKLMKQIPD; translated from the coding sequence ATGGAAAAGCTTTGTTTAAGGAATCAGGTATGCTTTAAGTTTTATGCCTTATCCAGGTATATCACGGCATTGTATCAACCATTACTGGCAGCGTTAAAGCTTACCTACCCTCAATATCTGGTGATGCTTGTTTTGTGGGAAACACAGCCTATTTCAGTGAAAGACTTAGGCCACCAATTAATGCTCGACAGTGGTACACTTACTCCTTTGCTTAAAAGGCTGGAACAAAAAGGACTGCTCAGCAGGAAAAGAAGCACAGAAGATGAACGGAAAGTTGAGGTAAGCCTCACTGAAAAAGGGATACTAATAAAGCAAACGGCTTCTTGTATACCAGACCAGCTGAATCAGGCTATGGCCATAGATGCCAATGATTTTCAACAATTCAATACTATTCTGACAAAGCTAATGAAGCAAATACCAGATTGA
- a CDS encoding MATE family efflux transporter, with protein MITKDRRLTLSYIFSVIKQSLNGEQQDYTQGSIRKAIFLLAIPMILELSLESVFAVVDMFFVSKLGQNAITTVGLTESVITIVYSIAIGLSTAATAMVARRIGEKNPEAAAHAGAQSMLIALLATLLVSIAGMVYAGEILALMGANEEVVRDGAIFTRIMLGGSVAIMLLFLINGIFRGAGDAAMAMKSLWIASIINIILCPLLIHFFGLKGAAIATVIGRSTGVLYQCYHLFKGSGILKFYRHHFKLNPGITKSIVAIAWPATFQFIIASGSWIILTRLVAETGGTAASAGYQIAFRNFVFFILPAWGLSNAAATLVGQNLGAGQIQRAERSVLLTARYNAILMSFVMVLFLFFSAPIVAVFTQDVEVARYGTQALQIIGSGFIFYAVGMVMIQAFNGAGDTRTPTVINFVCFWLFQVPLAYLLALGLDMDSTGAFIAIPAAESLIACVAWYYFKKGNWKQVKV; from the coding sequence ATGATAACAAAAGACAGACGACTTACCCTCTCCTATATATTTTCAGTAATTAAACAGTCGCTTAATGGCGAGCAACAGGACTATACCCAGGGAAGTATCCGCAAGGCAATCTTTCTGCTGGCTATTCCCATGATTCTGGAATTAAGTTTAGAAAGTGTATTTGCCGTAGTAGACATGTTTTTTGTAAGTAAACTAGGGCAGAATGCCATTACTACGGTTGGCCTGACAGAATCAGTGATCACTATTGTTTATTCCATTGCCATTGGGTTGAGTACAGCTGCTACGGCCATGGTAGCCCGCAGGATTGGTGAAAAAAATCCGGAAGCGGCCGCGCATGCCGGTGCCCAGTCTATGCTGATTGCGCTACTAGCTACACTACTAGTAAGTATCGCAGGAATGGTGTATGCCGGTGAAATCTTAGCTTTGATGGGGGCGAATGAAGAGGTAGTCAGGGATGGAGCTATTTTTACACGCATCATGCTGGGAGGAAGTGTAGCCATCATGTTACTATTCCTGATCAATGGTATTTTCCGGGGAGCCGGAGATGCAGCCATGGCCATGAAAAGTTTATGGATTGCCAGTATCATCAATATCATATTATGCCCCCTGCTGATTCACTTTTTCGGGTTGAAAGGCGCAGCTATTGCAACGGTTATCGGCAGAAGTACAGGGGTGCTTTACCAGTGCTATCATTTGTTCAAGGGAAGTGGCATTTTAAAATTTTACCGGCATCATTTTAAGTTGAATCCAGGCATTACTAAATCCATTGTAGCGATTGCCTGGCCTGCTACTTTTCAGTTTATTATTGCAAGCGGCAGCTGGATTATTTTAACCAGGCTGGTGGCAGAAACGGGTGGAACAGCTGCCTCTGCCGGTTATCAGATTGCCTTCCGCAACTTTGTTTTCTTCATTTTACCAGCCTGGGGATTAAGTAATGCCGCAGCTACCTTAGTCGGTCAGAATCTGGGAGCCGGTCAGATACAGCGAGCAGAACGAAGTGTATTGCTTACGGCCAGATACAATGCGATTCTGATGAGTTTTGTAATGGTTTTGTTCTTGTTTTTCTCAGCGCCCATTGTAGCCGTTTTTACGCAGGATGTAGAAGTAGCCAGGTATGGCACACAAGCGCTACAGATCATCGGATCAGGGTTTATATTTTATGCTGTTGGTATGGTAATGATACAAGCCTTCAATGGGGCCGGTGATACCAGAACGCCTACAGTAATTAACTTTGTTTGCTTCTGGCTTTTTCAGGTTCCTCTGGCCTATCTGTTAGCCCTAGGTTTAGATATGGACTCAACCGGAGCATTTATTGCTATTCCGGCAGCAGAATCACTAATTGCCTGTGTAGCCTGGTATTATTTCAAAAAAGGCAATTGGAAGCAGGTGAAGGTATAA
- a CDS encoding organic hydroperoxide resistance protein, translated as MEILYSTYATATGGRNGHVTSQTGILDIEVRTPESLGGPKGDFLNPEILFAGGYAACFDSALHLMIRTKKIKTGVTTTTAHVKLGKAANGGFGLAVTLAVNIPGVDQEIAQQLVEAAHEVCPYSNATRGNIQVELSVTTDEKVSA; from the coding sequence ATGGAAATTCTATATAGTACCTACGCTACAGCTACAGGAGGCAGAAACGGACACGTAACATCACAAACCGGGATATTGGATATTGAAGTACGCACCCCGGAATCATTGGGAGGCCCTAAAGGAGATTTTCTGAATCCTGAAATACTATTTGCCGGTGGATATGCCGCTTGCTTTGACAGTGCCTTGCACCTGATGATCCGTACGAAAAAGATTAAAACTGGTGTTACTACTACAACAGCGCATGTAAAACTGGGCAAAGCAGCTAATGGTGGTTTTGGGCTTGCTGTTACTTTAGCCGTTAATATACCTGGAGTAGATCAAGAGATAGCTCAGCAACTGGTAGAAGCCGCACATGAAGTATGCCCGTATTCTAATGCGACCAGAGGCAATATACAGGTGGAATTATCTGTCACCACCGACGAAAAAGTGAGTGCCTGA
- a CDS encoding FecR family protein: MNDELLTKFMLGETTQEENKVIQQWIQADKAHEKHFADFQLIWETSKKLAFQSKANEEEAWQRFKNKRSQHTTKEAQVKPLISRFILMRVAAVFVIAFLGWAGYWGYQSTQNPSALMSIQTGEETRTETLPDGSVVTLNKHSTLTYPKAFQGNTRELNLQTGEAFFDVIPDKNKPFVVQVNNVQVKVLGTSFNIKAAAETTEVIVETGRVEVSRNNRIALLKPQEKVLVKENVADFTKENNPDKLYTYYRNKEFIANDTPLWRMVDVLNEAYDANIVIEREELRNLKLNTTFKNESLDHILSIISQTFDIKVVKKENKIILR, from the coding sequence ATGAACGACGAATTGCTGACAAAATTCATGTTGGGTGAAACTACCCAGGAAGAAAACAAGGTAATACAGCAATGGATCCAGGCAGATAAAGCCCATGAAAAACATTTTGCCGATTTCCAGCTCATATGGGAGACCAGTAAAAAGTTAGCTTTCCAAAGTAAGGCAAATGAGGAGGAGGCCTGGCAGCGGTTTAAGAACAAAAGATCACAGCATACTACTAAAGAAGCACAGGTAAAACCACTTATTTCCCGGTTTATCCTGATGCGGGTGGCAGCCGTTTTTGTTATTGCTTTCCTGGGCTGGGCTGGCTATTGGGGCTATCAGTCCACACAAAACCCATCTGCCCTGATGAGCATCCAGACTGGTGAAGAAACCCGCACCGAAACATTGCCGGATGGATCAGTCGTTACCTTAAATAAACATTCAACACTTACTTATCCAAAGGCATTCCAGGGCAATACCAGAGAACTTAACCTTCAGACTGGAGAAGCTTTTTTCGATGTTATACCTGATAAAAATAAACCCTTTGTGGTACAGGTAAATAATGTACAGGTGAAAGTGCTGGGTACTTCTTTTAATATCAAAGCAGCCGCAGAAACTACAGAAGTAATTGTGGAAACCGGCCGGGTAGAAGTAAGCCGGAACAACAGAATTGCCTTGTTAAAACCTCAGGAAAAGGTGCTGGTCAAAGAGAATGTGGCTGATTTTACGAAGGAGAACAACCCGGATAAATTATATACCTATTACCGTAACAAGGAATTTATAGCCAATGATACCCCACTCTGGCGGATGGTAGACGTACTTAATGAAGCCTATGATGCAAACATTGTGATTGAAAGGGAAGAATTGCGGAACTTAAAACTTAATACTACTTTTAAGAACGAATCGCTTGATCATATTCTGAGTATTATCAGCCAAACCTTCGACATTAAAGTAGTAAAAAAGGAAAATAAGATTATCCTGAGATAA
- a CDS encoding RNA polymerase sigma-70 factor has protein sequence MNTTYTSARSTDADTIELLISGDEAVFEKVFKSYFKALHAYAFTILKEDEIAEEMVQVVFMKIWEKKEGLSIQTSLKAYLYRSVYNESINYLKHQKVKLKYKTHAAHQMKHETDNASNQVQHQELEDRLHKALNELPEGCRTIFQLSRFEELKYQEIADKLQISIKTVENQMGKALKILRLKLVDFLPSLLFVLLVC, from the coding sequence ATGAATACAACTTATACATCAGCCCGGTCAACCGACGCCGACACGATTGAACTGCTGATCAGCGGCGATGAAGCCGTTTTTGAAAAGGTTTTTAAATCCTACTTCAAAGCCTTACATGCTTATGCCTTTACCATCCTGAAGGAGGACGAAATAGCGGAAGAAATGGTGCAGGTAGTGTTTATGAAAATATGGGAAAAGAAAGAAGGCTTGTCTATACAAACCTCTTTAAAGGCGTACTTGTATCGCTCCGTGTACAATGAGAGTATCAATTATTTAAAGCACCAGAAAGTGAAATTAAAATATAAAACACATGCCGCGCATCAGATGAAGCATGAAACGGATAACGCTTCTAATCAGGTGCAGCACCAGGAACTGGAAGACCGCCTGCATAAAGCCCTTAATGAACTACCGGAAGGATGCCGTACCATTTTCCAGTTGAGCCGGTTTGAAGAACTCAAATACCAGGAAATTGCCGACAAATTACAGATTTCCATTAAAACGGTAGAAAATCAGATGGGGAAAGCCTTAAAAATCCTGCGTTTAAAGTTAGTAGACTTTCTGCCTTCACTATTATTCGTATTATTGGTATGTTAA
- a CDS encoding LLM class flavin-dependent oxidoreductase, producing MTTNPKIIPYSVLELASVASGSTPEDTFKKSLDLAQKAEEFGYTRFWLAEHHNMISIASSATSVLISHIAGGTKKIRVGSGGIMLPNHSPLIVAEQFGTLGSLFPGRIDLGLGRAPGTDQATAYAIRSDRMQSVYQFPDEIRQIQQYFSPDNRGARVRATVAEGVEVPIYILGSSTDSAHLAARLGLPYAFASHFAPTYLFDALNIYYSEFQPSEFLQEPYTIACINIIAADTDREAERISTSMIRMIVGVLTGKIDYMQKPIEMTPELWEISQDPAFQRMLKYAFVGSKETVKQKTAEFLKQTGVNELMVASHIYHHEDRVHSYRIVSELMKEFLYVV from the coding sequence ATGACAACCAACCCAAAGATTATACCTTATTCTGTATTAGAACTGGCCAGTGTTGCCAGTGGCAGCACACCTGAAGATACATTCAAAAAAAGCCTTGATCTGGCTCAAAAAGCGGAGGAATTCGGCTATACCCGTTTCTGGCTGGCCGAGCATCACAATATGATCAGCATTGCCAGCTCGGCTACTTCTGTGCTTATTAGCCATATTGCCGGAGGTACAAAAAAAATAAGAGTAGGTTCCGGCGGAATTATGCTGCCCAATCACTCACCCCTGATCGTAGCCGAACAATTCGGAACCCTGGGATCTCTGTTTCCTGGCCGGATTGATCTGGGCCTGGGCAGGGCTCCTGGCACAGACCAGGCTACAGCCTATGCGATCCGGTCCGACAGAATGCAGTCGGTATACCAGTTCCCGGATGAAATCAGACAGATACAGCAGTATTTTTCACCCGATAACCGGGGTGCCAGAGTAAGAGCGACTGTAGCCGAAGGAGTAGAGGTACCGATCTATATTTTAGGCTCCAGCACTGATAGTGCCCACTTAGCCGCCAGATTAGGATTGCCCTATGCCTTTGCCAGTCATTTTGCGCCTACGTATTTATTTGATGCCTTGAATATTTATTACAGCGAATTCCAGCCATCCGAATTTTTACAGGAGCCTTATACCATTGCGTGTATCAATATTATTGCGGCTGATACGGACAGAGAGGCGGAACGAATTTCAACTTCTATGATCCGCATGATTGTAGGGGTACTTACCGGAAAAATTGATTATATGCAAAAACCGATAGAGATGACACCCGAATTATGGGAGATATCTCAGGACCCTGCTTTTCAGCGTATGCTGAAATATGCCTTTGTAGGTAGCAAGGAAACAGTAAAGCAGAAAACAGCCGAATTTCTCAAACAAACCGGTGTAAATGAACTTATGGTAGCTTCACACATTTATCACCATGAGGACCGGGTACATTCTTACAGGATAGTTTCAGAATTAATGAAAGAATTTCTCTACGTGGTGTAA
- a CDS encoding aldose epimerase family protein, with protein MTFIHLLLFLYNILSYPPDHIPLATKNKVPQIQAKAGITKSVFGTFPDGRVAHLFTLRNQAGMEVNISNYGGYIVSWTAPDRKGKQENITLGVPTFADYLKGTPAFGPIIGRFGNRIANGKFSLDGKEYSLHVGRSGHHLHGGKEGFDKKLWSATPVNSNEPALELQYTSPDGEEGYPGTLSVKVVYTLQKDNALRIDYTATTDAPTILNLTNHAYFNLSGMKQDILKHELMIQADQFLVTDQNQIPTGERRKVAGTALDFTKSTTIGTRINDTTDTQIRYGFGYDHCFVFSDTSNRLKSGATLYEPVSGRFLEMYTTEPAVQLYTGNHLNGAVKGKEGIAFTRRFGVCLETQHFPDAPNHPDFPSTTLRPGETYRSTTVYKFSIR; from the coding sequence ATGACATTCATCCATCTCCTGCTGTTTTTGTATAATATTCTTAGTTATCCGCCTGATCATATTCCATTAGCTACAAAGAATAAGGTGCCACAAATACAGGCAAAAGCAGGAATTACAAAATCGGTGTTTGGAACTTTTCCCGATGGACGTGTCGCCCACTTATTTACCTTGCGTAACCAGGCCGGTATGGAAGTCAATATTAGCAATTATGGCGGCTATATCGTTTCCTGGACGGCACCCGACCGGAAAGGGAAGCAGGAAAATATCACCCTTGGTGTACCCACTTTTGCCGATTATTTGAAAGGAACGCCTGCTTTCGGACCGATTATCGGCCGTTTTGGAAACCGGATTGCAAATGGGAAGTTTTCCCTGGATGGGAAAGAATATAGCCTGCATGTAGGTAGGAGTGGACATCATCTGCATGGAGGAAAAGAGGGTTTTGATAAAAAACTCTGGTCGGCCACTCCGGTAAACAGCAACGAACCCGCATTAGAATTACAATATACCTCACCCGACGGGGAAGAAGGATATCCGGGAACACTGTCAGTGAAGGTAGTTTACACCCTGCAAAAAGACAATGCCTTACGGATTGATTACACCGCTACTACCGATGCTCCTACCATTTTAAATCTGACCAATCATGCCTACTTCAATTTGAGCGGAATGAAGCAGGACATACTCAAGCATGAACTGATGATACAGGCCGATCAATTCCTGGTGACCGATCAAAATCAGATTCCTACCGGAGAACGCAGAAAAGTAGCCGGTACTGCGCTTGATTTCACTAAATCTACAACCATTGGCACCCGCATCAACGATACCACTGATACACAAATCCGCTATGGCTTTGGCTATGATCATTGCTTTGTATTCTCCGATACCTCAAACAGACTTAAATCAGGGGCTACGCTTTATGAGCCAGTCAGTGGACGTTTCCTGGAAATGTATACCACTGAACCAGCGGTACAACTATATACTGGTAATCATTTGAATGGAGCAGTGAAAGGGAAAGAGGGCATTGCTTTCACACGCCGTTTTGGAGTATGCCTCGAAACCCAGCATTTTCCGGATGCTCCTAATCATCCTGACTTTCCGAGCACTACTTTAAGACCAGGAGAAACCTATCGGTCTACTACTGTATATAAATTTTCAATCCGATAA
- a CDS encoding VOC family protein has protein sequence MATKIFVNLPVKNLNRSVEFFTKLGYRFNPQFTDEKATCMIVGEDIFVMLLVEPYFKSFTKKDIPDTSKSSEVIIALSSDSKEQVDELVNKAIAAGATTPNAKQDQGFMYSWGFQDLDGHLWETMYMDPSAIQ, from the coding sequence ATGGCAACTAAAATTTTTGTAAACCTTCCGGTTAAAAACCTAAACAGATCAGTTGAGTTCTTTACCAAACTTGGCTACAGATTTAATCCTCAATTTACCGATGAAAAGGCCACCTGCATGATTGTAGGCGAAGATATTTTCGTGATGCTGCTTGTAGAACCTTATTTTAAAAGTTTTACTAAAAAAGACATCCCTGATACGTCAAAAAGTTCAGAGGTGATCATAGCACTATCATCCGATAGCAAGGAACAGGTAGACGAACTGGTAAACAAAGCAATCGCTGCAGGTGCCACTACACCCAATGCAAAACAGGATCAGGGATTTATGTATAGCTGGGGTTTTCAGGATCTGGATGGGCATCTCTGGGAAACAATGTATATGGACCCAAGTGCTATCCAATAG
- a CDS encoding winged helix DNA-binding domain-containing protein, with protein sequence MNEKLSVPGDILNSRILNQQLVNSTCTTPKAVVSHMGAMQAQDYAMAKWAIGVRLPASTEALIEKAIDEGDIIRTHILRPTWHLVAADDIRWMMQLTAPHVNRLAATMYRQLEIDGALQSKTNEILIRLLEGGKQLTREEIMAALSRENITTNELRSYHIMFRAELDQIVCSGARRGKQFTYALFEERIPPGKPHSREEALAKLVQRYFTSHGPATVHDFAWWSGLTITEIKQGLELVKPILNHIIFDKKTYYFVSRQAEKFPAGNLAYLLPAFDEFLISYTDRSLCLDPTIAREAISSNGIFKPVLVMNGKIVGLWKRTIKKNTVAIQLYFSDKELENSYDLFAACIEQYGKFLNLNTVIN encoded by the coding sequence ATGAACGAAAAACTGTCTGTTCCCGGTGATATTTTGAATAGCCGGATTCTTAATCAGCAACTGGTTAATAGCACCTGTACAACTCCCAAAGCGGTTGTCAGCCATATGGGGGCTATGCAGGCACAGGATTATGCGATGGCTAAATGGGCTATTGGTGTGCGTTTACCAGCTTCAACAGAGGCTTTGATTGAAAAAGCCATTGACGAAGGCGACATTATCCGGACACATATTTTAAGACCTACCTGGCATTTGGTGGCTGCTGATGACATCCGCTGGATGATGCAGCTGACTGCTCCCCATGTAAACCGGCTGGCAGCAACCATGTACCGGCAACTGGAGATAGATGGAGCCTTACAAAGTAAGACCAATGAGATACTGATCCGCTTGCTGGAAGGAGGAAAGCAACTGACGCGGGAAGAGATTATGGCAGCCCTTAGCCGCGAAAACATCACAACCAATGAGTTAAGATCCTATCATATCATGTTCCGGGCAGAACTGGATCAGATCGTATGCAGTGGCGCCAGACGTGGCAAACAGTTTACCTATGCCTTATTTGAAGAAAGAATTCCTCCGGGAAAACCGCACAGCCGGGAGGAGGCATTGGCCAAACTTGTCCAACGATATTTTACCAGTCATGGCCCGGCTACTGTTCATGATTTTGCCTGGTGGAGCGGATTAACCATCACCGAAATAAAGCAGGGACTGGAACTAGTAAAGCCGATTTTAAACCACATTATTTTCGACAAAAAAACCTACTACTTTGTTTCCCGGCAGGCTGAAAAATTCCCTGCTGGAAACCTGGCCTATCTGCTACCTGCCTTTGATGAGTTTCTGATTAGTTATACAGACAGAAGTCTTTGTCTGGACCCAACTATTGCCAGGGAAGCTATATCGAGCAATGGTATATTTAAGCCTGTTCTGGTAATGAATGGTAAAATTGTTGGACTCTGGAAACGCACGATAAAAAAGAATACCGTTGCTATCCAGTTGTATTTTTCTGACAAGGAGCTGGAAAATAGTTATGATCTGTTTGCTGCTTGTATTGAGCAGTACGGTAAATTTCTTAACCTGAATACAGTAATTAATTAA
- a CDS encoding GNAT family N-acetyltransferase, with amino-acid sequence MLIREYQATDREGCIDIFKSNIPVFFTPQELAEFKSWLDEQLQEKSSPTEINRYYVLEEENNVIACGGFHINTLTSQATMTWGMVANRWHRKGFGKKLLEYRIYKIKALHPAAIILLDTTQHSYKFFETLGFAVTKITNDYYAQGLDRYDMLLSPAGLVASKRSIAPGDLPDD; translated from the coding sequence ATGTTAATCAGAGAATATCAAGCTACAGACCGGGAAGGGTGTATTGACATTTTCAAGAGCAATATACCCGTATTTTTTACTCCTCAGGAACTGGCTGAGTTTAAGAGTTGGTTAGATGAACAATTGCAAGAAAAGTCCTCTCCTACAGAAATAAACAGATATTATGTATTGGAAGAAGAAAACAATGTAATCGCCTGTGGCGGATTTCACATCAATACGCTTACCTCTCAGGCCACTATGACCTGGGGAATGGTAGCTAACAGGTGGCACCGGAAAGGTTTTGGTAAGAAACTCCTCGAATACAGAATATATAAAATCAAGGCTTTACATCCGGCTGCAATCATTCTTCTGGATACCACTCAGCATTCCTACAAGTTCTTTGAAACCCTGGGTTTTGCGGTCACAAAAATTACCAATGACTATTATGCACAGGGATTAGACCGCTATGATATGCTGCTTAGTCCTGCCGGTTTGGTGGCTTCAAAAAGATCAATTGCCCCAGGTGATTTGCCAGATGATTAG
- a CDS encoding DinB family protein, which yields MKTQQELFIKMVLDAWNIHIKRTDDLFNSLSDEQLMREASPGRNRGIYLLGHLTAIHDKMLPLLGLGESLYPELYELFVTSPDKARTDIPSISDLKLSWKKVNSALTEHFSRITPDEWFRKHNAVSEDDFAREPHRNKLNLIINRTNHLANHLGQLIFLKPPNRQD from the coding sequence ATGAAAACCCAACAAGAACTATTTATAAAAATGGTACTGGATGCCTGGAATATACATATCAAAAGAACGGATGATTTATTTAACAGCTTATCCGATGAACAATTGATGAGGGAAGCATCACCTGGCAGAAACAGAGGCATATACTTATTAGGCCATCTTACTGCGATACATGATAAAATGTTGCCATTACTTGGCCTGGGCGAATCACTGTATCCTGAGCTGTATGAACTATTTGTAACGAGCCCTGATAAAGCCAGAACAGACATTCCGTCCATTAGCGATCTAAAACTTTCCTGGAAAAAGGTGAATAGTGCCTTAACGGAGCATTTTTCAAGAATAACACCTGATGAGTGGTTCCGGAAACACAATGCCGTATCGGAAGATGATTTTGCCAGAGAGCCGCACAGAAACAAGTTAAATCTAATTATTAACAGAACTAATCATCTGGCAAATCACCTGGGGCAATTGATCTTTTTGAAGCCACCAAACCGGCAGGACTAA
- a CDS encoding carboxypeptidase-like regulatory domain-containing protein, producing MKYKPIFFCLCICGILSLMQVAKGQGYLSKIISIRIEQQQLSAALDTLSKKGGFYFSYSSDIIPKDSLINFTADSLNVKEVLDTLLQNGFDYKEAPRYIILRRAPYNLSLMAESVTEKDNAYTVSGYVIDARTGAGIGQASVYDKRLLVSTLTDQAGFFSFKAKNPENAIALTATKEYYKDITVVILSSVTVSQQGAETNYGYEVDENGSRVERTAFGRFFISSRQKIQSLNLANFFARTPFQASLTPGLSSHGMLSSQVINKFSLNLVGGYTAGVNGVEWAGVFNINKKSVRYFQAASVFNIVGGKVQGLQASGVNNTVLDSVSGVQLTGVYNRVEGRLQGLQAAGVFNQVTNVVEGTQFAGVFNMVTGRVAGVQAAGLYNYTQSSILGVQLAGFSNLNKGEVKGVQVAGAFNTTTNNLKGMQLAGAGNISKGETNGVQLAGLFNYARQLKGVQIGVINIADTSSGVSIGILNFIRGGYHKVSVSSNEITNTNIAFKTGNAKLYSILIAGANLSGSAKVYAFGFGLGHDFIFNKRFSLSAELSSQTLYLGDWENTLSLQRAKTSLNLQLLKGLSIFVGPAFSINPGPANVSEAGYKKVVPSSSYPLLINKANLKGWIGWEAGITLF from the coding sequence ATGAAGTACAAACCCATTTTTTTTTGCCTGTGTATTTGTGGTATACTATCATTAATGCAGGTAGCCAAAGGACAGGGCTACCTATCTAAAATTATATCCATACGTATCGAGCAGCAACAGTTATCGGCTGCCCTGGATACGCTGAGCAAAAAAGGCGGTTTTTACTTTTCCTACAGCAGCGATATTATTCCCAAAGACAGCCTTATTAATTTTACTGCGGATAGCCTCAATGTAAAAGAGGTGCTGGATACCTTGTTGCAAAACGGATTTGATTATAAAGAGGCACCCAGGTATATTATTCTGCGTCGGGCACCTTACAATTTATCGCTCATGGCAGAAAGCGTAACCGAAAAAGACAATGCCTATACTGTTAGCGGATATGTAATAGATGCACGTACAGGCGCAGGCATTGGCCAGGCAAGTGTATATGATAAAAGATTACTCGTGTCTACCCTCACAGACCAGGCAGGTTTTTTTTCATTCAAGGCCAAAAATCCGGAAAATGCCATTGCGCTAACGGCTACTAAGGAATATTATAAAGATATTACGGTAGTTATTCTTTCCTCTGTAACTGTTTCCCAGCAAGGAGCAGAAACCAATTACGGCTATGAAGTAGATGAGAATGGCAGCCGGGTAGAACGCACTGCCTTTGGCCGGTTTTTTATTTCTTCCAGACAAAAGATACAAAGCCTGAATCTGGCTAACTTTTTTGCCAGAACTCCTTTTCAGGCTTCCCTAACGCCGGGACTTAGTTCGCATGGCATGCTTAGCAGCCAGGTAATTAATAAATTTTCCCTCAACCTGGTAGGGGGGTATACCGCAGGTGTAAATGGTGTAGAATGGGCCGGTGTGTTTAATATTAACAAAAAGAGTGTCAGGTATTTTCAGGCCGCTTCGGTGTTTAATATTGTGGGGGGTAAGGTGCAGGGGCTACAAGCGTCAGGCGTTAACAATACGGTACTGGATAGTGTAAGTGGCGTGCAACTTACGGGTGTTTACAACAGAGTAGAAGGAAGGCTTCAGGGATTACAGGCGGCAGGTGTGTTTAACCAGGTTACCAATGTTGTAGAGGGCACACAGTTCGCAGGCGTATTTAATATGGTAACAGGCCGGGTAGCCGGGGTACAGGCAGCAGGATTATATAATTACACTCAATCCTCTATACTTGGTGTACAGCTGGCTGGGTTCAGCAACCTGAATAAGGGAGAAGTAAAGGGAGTGCAAGTGGCTGGTGCCTTCAATACAACTACAAATAACCTAAAAGGTATGCAACTGGCAGGAGCGGGTAATATAAGCAAGGGAGAAACTAATGGCGTTCAACTAGCTGGTCTGTTTAATTATGCCAGACAATTGAAGGGGGTGCAGATTGGCGTAATTAATATAGCTGATACTTCATCTGGCGTAAGTATAGGCATACTTAATTTTATCCGGGGTGGCTATCATAAAGTTTCTGTTTCTTCCAATGAAATAACGAATACCAATATCGCTTTTAAAACAGGTAATGCAAAACTATACAGCATATTAATAGCTGGCGCCAATCTATCTGGTTCAGCCAAGGTATATGCGTTTGGATTTGGTTTGGGTCATGATTTTATTTTCAATAAGCGATTTTCACTTTCTGCCGAATTATCTTCCCAGACCCTGTATCTGGGCGATTGGGAAAATACGCTGTCCTTGCAACGGGCCAAAACAAGTCTCAATCTGCAGCTTTTAAAAGGGCTGAGTATTTTTGTGGGTCCTGCTTTCAGTATAAATCCAGGCCCTGCCAACGTCTCTGAAGCAGGCTATAAAAAGGTGGTCCCTTCCAGTAGTTACCCCTTGCTTATCAACAAAGCAAATCTGAAAGGATGGATAGGCTGGGAAGCCGGTATCAC